The Mesorhizobium sp. AR02 genomic interval ATCGCTATCTGAACAGATGCACTCTGAAAAACCAGGAGTGTCCGGAACCGGCCAGGCATGCGCCCGGCCGGCTCCGTTGCCTGAGCTCTTACTTCGCCGGCTTGTACCAGCTGTCGAGACCGGTCTGCAGCTTCTTGGCCGCGGCTTCCGGGGTGTCGGTGCCGTTGATGACGTTGGCCGATTCAACCCAGGTCTCGTTTTCGAGGTTCGGCGTGCCGCGCGACAGGATCTGGTAGGTCGAGCGGATCGTCGACTTGCACTTGCCGCGCCAGGAGACGAATTCCTGCGCCAGCGGGTCTGCCATCTTCACCGGCGAGGAGTTCAGGCTGAAGAAGCCCGGCAGCGCGTTGGCGTAGATGGTGGCGAAATCCGGCGAGGCCACCCACGACAGGAAGGTCTTGGCGGCGTCGGCGTTCTTCGAAGCTGCATTCAGGCCCATGCCGATATCGGTATGGTCGGATATGTAGCAGGTGTCACCGGCCTTCTCGACCGGGGGCGGGAAGGCGCCCATCTTGAACTGGGCCTGGGTGTTGAACAGGCCGATTTCCCACGAGCCGGCCGGGTAGATGGCGGCGCGGCCAAGCGTGAACAGGTTCTGGCTGTCCGGATAGGTCTGCGCTTCAAAGCCGTCGCCGAGATACGGCTTCCACTTGGCCAGTTCCTCATACGGAGCGACCCAGTCCTTGTCGGTCAGCTTCTGGTCGCCCTTGATCAGCGCTGCACGGCCGTCCTCGCCCTTCCAGTAGTTGGGGCCGATGTTCTGGTAGCCCATGGTCGCAGCTTCCCAGAGATCCTTGGTGCCCATCGCCATCGGGATGTAGGTGCCGTCGGCCTTGATCTTGTCGAGCGCGGCGAAGAACTCGTCACGGGTCGTCGGCACCTTGATGCCGAGCTTGTCGAAGGCGTCCTTGTTGTAGATGAAGCCATGGATGACGGAGGCCATCGGCACGCAGAAGCTTGCCTTGCCGTCGTCGGTCTGCCAGGCGGACTTGGCCACCGGCGAGAAGTTCTCCATGCCGGGCAGCGCCGAGAGGTCGGCGAGGTTGCCCTTCTTGTAGAGTTCAAGCGACTTGTCGAACGGGCGGCAGGTGATCAGGTCGCCCGCCGAGCCGGCGGCGAGCTTGGCACCGAGGGCCGCGTCATATTCGGTCGGAGCCGATGGTGCGAACACCACCTTGATGCCGGGGTTCTTGGCTTCGAAAGCCGGGATCAGTTTGTCCTTCCAGATGGCAAGGTCGTCACCGCGCCAGCTTTCGATGTTGAGCGTTACGTCCGCGGCAGAAGCCACCCCGGCCGAGCCGAGAATGCTGGTGCCCAGAAGCAGTGCCGTCAGTAGTTTCGTTGTCATGCTCAGTCTCCCTGTTGACCTTTTTCAGGTTCGGTTTTGATGAGAACAGAGGCTTTTGGCCCCTTGCTCCCCTCGCAAGCCCGTTTCACCCCGATGGAAATCGGGATGAAACAGGCTCTATTTCTTTGTTCGAGCATGATCTTTTTCGGGATCATGCCCCAGCGCGGAAAGGGCCGGCCGCAGCTTCTGGCCGGCCTCTTCCAGTATCTTCTGTGCCGCAGCGGCGCTGTCGGCGCCGGCGGCGAGCAGAATGGC includes:
- a CDS encoding ABC transporter substrate-binding protein, which codes for MTTKLLTALLLGTSILGSAGVASAADVTLNIESWRGDDLAIWKDKLIPAFEAKNPGIKVVFAPSAPTEYDAALGAKLAAGSAGDLITCRPFDKSLELYKKGNLADLSALPGMENFSPVAKSAWQTDDGKASFCVPMASVIHGFIYNKDAFDKLGIKVPTTRDEFFAALDKIKADGTYIPMAMGTKDLWEAATMGYQNIGPNYWKGEDGRAALIKGDQKLTDKDWVAPYEELAKWKPYLGDGFEAQTYPDSQNLFTLGRAAIYPAGSWEIGLFNTQAQFKMGAFPPPVEKAGDTCYISDHTDIGMGLNAASKNADAAKTFLSWVASPDFATIYANALPGFFSLNSSPVKMADPLAQEFVSWRGKCKSTIRSTYQILSRGTPNLENETWVESANVINGTDTPEAAAKKLQTGLDSWYKPAK